The following proteins are co-located in the Pan troglodytes isolate AG18354 chromosome 5, NHGRI_mPanTro3-v2.0_pri, whole genome shotgun sequence genome:
- the HMGN3 gene encoding high mobility group nucleosome-binding domain-containing protein 3 isoform X3 produces MPKRKSPENTEGKDGSKVTKQEPTRRSARLSAKPAPPKPEPKPRKTSAKKEPGAKISRGAKGKKEEKQEAGKEGTAPSENGETKAEEAQKTESVDNEGE; encoded by the exons tctCCAGAGAATACAGAGGGCAAAGATGGATCCAAAGTAACTAAACAGGAG CCCACAAGACGGTCTGCCAGATTGTCAGCG AAACCTGCTCCACCAAAACCTGAACCCAAACCAAGAAAAACATCTGCTAAG AAAGAACCTGGAGCAAAGATTAGCAGAGGTGCtaaagggaagaaggaggaaaagcaggAAGCTGGAAAGGAAGGTACTGCACCATCTGAAAATGGTGAAACTAAAGCTGAAGAG GCACAGAAAACTGAATCTGTAGATAACGAGGGAGAATGA
- the HMGN3 gene encoding high mobility group nucleosome-binding domain-containing protein 3 isoform X1 yields MPKRKSPENTEGKDGSKVTKQEPTRRSARLSAKPAPPKPEPKPRKTSAKKEPGAKISRGAKGKKEEKQEAGKEGTAPSENGETKAEEIHISRSTVNVSTSRGTPPSTLSVKGQIETAQKTESVDNEGE; encoded by the exons tctCCAGAGAATACAGAGGGCAAAGATGGATCCAAAGTAACTAAACAGGAG CCCACAAGACGGTCTGCCAGATTGTCAGCG AAACCTGCTCCACCAAAACCTGAACCCAAACCAAGAAAAACATCTGCTAAG AAAGAACCTGGAGCAAAGATTAGCAGAGGTGCtaaagggaagaaggaggaaaagcaggAAGCTGGAAAGGAAGGTACTGCACCATCTGAAAATGGTGAAACTAAAGCTGAAGAG ATCCACATCTCTCGCTCAACTGTTAATGTCTCAACCTCCAGAGGCACCCCACCCAGCACACTGTCAGTAAAGGGGCAGATTGAAACA GCACAGAAAACTGAATCTGTAGATAACGAGGGAGAATGA
- the HMGN3 gene encoding high mobility group nucleosome-binding domain-containing protein 3 isoform X5 has translation MPKRKSPENTEGKDGSKVTKQEPTRRSARLSAKPAPPKPEPKPRKTSAKAQKTESVDNEGE, from the exons tctCCAGAGAATACAGAGGGCAAAGATGGATCCAAAGTAACTAAACAGGAG CCCACAAGACGGTCTGCCAGATTGTCAGCG AAACCTGCTCCACCAAAACCTGAACCCAAACCAAGAAAAACATCTGCTAAG GCACAGAAAACTGAATCTGTAGATAACGAGGGAGAATGA
- the HMGN3 gene encoding high mobility group nucleosome-binding domain-containing protein 3 isoform X2: MPKRKSPENTEGKDGSKVTKQEPTRRSARLSAKPAPPKPEPKPRKTSAKKEPGAKISRGAKGKKEEKQEAGKEGTAPSENGETKAEEIHISRSTVNVSTSRGTPPSTLSVKGQIETVRVKGTEN; this comes from the exons tctCCAGAGAATACAGAGGGCAAAGATGGATCCAAAGTAACTAAACAGGAG CCCACAAGACGGTCTGCCAGATTGTCAGCG AAACCTGCTCCACCAAAACCTGAACCCAAACCAAGAAAAACATCTGCTAAG AAAGAACCTGGAGCAAAGATTAGCAGAGGTGCtaaagggaagaaggaggaaaagcaggAAGCTGGAAAGGAAGGTACTGCACCATCTGAAAATGGTGAAACTAAAGCTGAAGAG ATCCACATCTCTCGCTCAACTGTTAATGTCTCAACCTCCAGAGGCACCCCACCCAGCACACTGTCAGTAAAGGGGCAGATTGAAACAGTGAGAGTTAAGG GCACAGAAAACTGA
- the HMGN3 gene encoding high mobility group nucleosome-binding domain-containing protein 3 isoform X4, with the protein MPKRKSPENTEGKDGSKVTKQEPTRRSARLSAKPAPPKPEPKPRKTSAKKEPGAKISRGAKGKKEEKQEAGKEGTEN; encoded by the exons tctCCAGAGAATACAGAGGGCAAAGATGGATCCAAAGTAACTAAACAGGAG CCCACAAGACGGTCTGCCAGATTGTCAGCG AAACCTGCTCCACCAAAACCTGAACCCAAACCAAGAAAAACATCTGCTAAG AAAGAACCTGGAGCAAAGATTAGCAGAGGTGCtaaagggaagaaggaggaaaagcaggAAGCTGGAAAGGAAG GCACAGAAAACTGA
- the HMGN3 gene encoding high mobility group nucleosome-binding domain-containing protein 3 isoform X6 has product MPKRKSPENTEGKDGSKVTKQEPTRRSARLSAKPAPPKPEPKPRKTSAKKEPGAKISRGAKGKKEEKQEAGKEGTAPSENGETKAEEIHISRSTVNVSTSRGTPPSTLSVKGQIETVRVKGTVENSACLQ; this is encoded by the exons tctCCAGAGAATACAGAGGGCAAAGATGGATCCAAAGTAACTAAACAGGAG CCCACAAGACGGTCTGCCAGATTGTCAGCG AAACCTGCTCCACCAAAACCTGAACCCAAACCAAGAAAAACATCTGCTAAG AAAGAACCTGGAGCAAAGATTAGCAGAGGTGCtaaagggaagaaggaggaaaagcaggAAGCTGGAAAGGAAGGTACTGCACCATCTGAAAATGGTGAAACTAAAGCTGAAGAG ATCCACATCTCTCGCTCAACTGTTAATGTCTCAACCTCCAGAGGCACCCCACCCAGCACACTGTCAGTAAAGGGGCAGATTGAAACAGTGAGAGTTAAGGGTACAGTAGAAAAttctgcatgtttgcagtga